Proteins found in one Leptospira terpstrae serovar Hualin str. LT 11-33 = ATCC 700639 genomic segment:
- a CDS encoding 7TM-DISM domain-containing protein has product MKSLTFKRILILSFFFFLSDCSRSTVENTVVLRLDGDDWGIYFNDNADILSNEFNANNLDITTVPSNFRNLNRSYRGSIWVRKSFDITTEQHQKSLALQLGKIYESDEVFINGVLIGKNNSAFGKDPDEFAFGRPRIYPIPHDLLLDGENVLIVKINSSLSTSAGIITGPIRIVTYEEALNGNLYDSLVELIFVGFYLFIALFFFINFFNLRDKKEYFSFSILALIFSAYELSKNEVRFFLIDQFTILKFIEYSFLLILPYGFIKFIQDFFELKPFKYQRLYLFTQFFFIAVFAIVHSPVFWYNFIGYWDIHLLAVIVYAIYVTFIKFRDQKRGSAIHLLALVYLLYSILKEILIERGYLNSPSSLETSFLVYLILMTLALRFQFLIMKRKLQNRYERLKEADSLREKIFYYMDAMISGPLKSMKDKLISYRESTQKTKDKNLVKEVIEVQSSIDNVMDDIIELSRLEVLKEVPFKEQVNFISFINEVIPEDDITYSIKVNPETEIHNSLDLINSVVVRLVDFPPFKEFNHNDLIITQDLRGNVHFRFLLFHSNPKVSQRLFSDLVENYNTLTPVKVKWAIILEIVRLLGAKIDFKIIKKKYLKIDLGIAAIVPVSELEPVKESQNNAQSSTIKPQKEDWKVTLKRFWKFLKETEIKIPNFKKKK; this is encoded by the coding sequence ATGAAATCCCTTACATTCAAACGAATCTTAATATTATCCTTCTTTTTCTTCCTTTCTGATTGTTCTCGTTCCACTGTCGAAAACACTGTTGTATTACGTTTAGATGGTGATGATTGGGGAATTTATTTTAATGATAATGCAGATATCCTAAGCAATGAATTTAACGCAAACAACTTAGATATCACAACAGTTCCCAGTAACTTTCGAAATTTAAATAGAAGTTATCGTGGATCCATTTGGGTTAGAAAGAGTTTTGATATTACTACAGAACAACACCAAAAGTCTTTAGCATTACAACTGGGAAAAATCTACGAATCAGATGAAGTATTTATCAACGGAGTACTGATTGGTAAAAATAATTCTGCATTTGGAAAAGACCCAGATGAGTTTGCATTTGGTAGACCCAGGATTTACCCTATCCCTCACGACTTATTGTTAGATGGAGAAAATGTTCTAATAGTAAAAATTAATTCCTCTCTATCCACATCTGCAGGAATTATCACCGGGCCAATCCGAATTGTCACTTACGAAGAAGCATTAAATGGCAATCTATATGATTCTCTCGTAGAACTTATCTTTGTTGGTTTTTATCTCTTCATTGCTTTATTTTTCTTTATTAACTTTTTTAATCTAAGAGATAAAAAAGAATACTTTAGTTTCAGTATATTAGCGCTTATTTTCTCAGCTTATGAATTATCAAAAAACGAAGTTCGATTCTTTTTAATAGACCAATTCACAATTCTAAAGTTTATCGAGTATTCATTTTTACTAATTTTACCTTATGGATTTATTAAATTCATTCAGGATTTTTTTGAATTAAAGCCATTCAAATACCAGAGGTTGTATCTCTTTACTCAGTTTTTCTTTATTGCAGTTTTTGCTATAGTCCACAGCCCCGTATTCTGGTATAATTTTATAGGTTATTGGGATATCCATTTATTAGCTGTTATCGTTTATGCAATCTATGTAACTTTCATAAAATTTAGAGATCAAAAAAGAGGGTCCGCGATTCACTTGCTGGCTCTTGTTTACTTACTTTATTCTATTTTAAAAGAGATATTAATTGAAAGAGGATACCTAAACTCTCCCTCCTCTCTCGAAACAAGTTTTTTGGTCTATTTGATTTTAATGACACTAGCGCTACGTTTCCAATTTCTGATTATGAAGCGAAAACTTCAGAATCGTTACGAAAGATTGAAAGAAGCAGATTCTTTACGTGAAAAGATTTTTTATTATATGGACGCTATGATTTCAGGTCCTCTGAAATCGATGAAAGACAAACTAATATCTTACCGAGAATCTACTCAAAAAACTAAGGATAAAAATTTAGTCAAAGAGGTAATAGAAGTTCAATCATCGATTGACAATGTAATGGATGATATCATCGAACTTTCAAGATTGGAAGTCCTCAAAGAAGTACCTTTTAAAGAACAAGTGAACTTCATCTCCTTCATTAATGAAGTTATTCCAGAAGATGATATAACTTACTCAATAAAAGTTAATCCTGAGACAGAAATCCACAATAGTTTAGATTTAATTAACTCTGTTGTAGTTCGATTAGTTGATTTTCCTCCATTTAAAGAGTTCAATCATAATGATTTAATCATTACACAAGACTTAAGAGGAAATGTTCATTTCCGTTTTTTACTTTTTCACAGTAATCCCAAAGTATCTCAAAGATTATTTAGCGATTTAGTGGAAAACTACAACACCTTAACTCCAGTAAAAGTAAAATGGGCAATTATACTAGAAATAGTACGCCTATTAGGTGCAAAAATTGATTTCAAAATCATTAAAAAGAAATATCTCAAAATTGACTTAGGAATTGCGGCGATTGTTCCCGTTTCCGAACTAGAACCAGTGAAGGAATCGCAAAACAACGCACAATCCTCCACGATAAAACCTCAAAAAGAAGATTGGAAAGTTACTTTAAAGCGTTTTTGGAAATTTCTAAAGGAAACGGAAATTAAAATCCCGAACTTTAAAAAGAAAAAATAA
- a CDS encoding cbb3-type cytochrome c oxidase subunit I — translation MRFQSQKVAYWFFATCMLLLSLQIVYGFIMGFARIGMDGLHDYIPFNTARATHTNLLVVWLLTGFMGAAYYIIPEESDRELYSVKLAYIQLISWVVVGVIAIIGFHFNWWEGRKFLEIPRPLDYLVVVNVLTFLFNIAMTIWEAKKRSTTQLVLFFGLLCAALLYLPGMIYFDNQTLDSYFRWWVVHLWVEGVWELIMGGILAFLLIKLTGVDREVIEKWLYVVVGLTFLSGILGTGHHYYWIGTPKYWLMVGGIFSALEPLAFLGMAIWALNMYRKKGKNHPNKIALYWTLGSAMMSFIGAGFLGFAHTWPAVNQWTHGTLITAMHGHLAFWGAYAMLVLAVISYAMPNLTGRKLFTGMSGYLAFWASNIGMLGMTGALAVAGIAQVYLERKLGMDFLVVQKEIEFHFVGMLLAATLFTVGITYFIVDFIRHGLPSNEALGKNVGDLD, via the coding sequence ATGAGATTCCAATCACAAAAGGTAGCATATTGGTTCTTTGCAACTTGTATGTTACTCTTATCTTTACAAATCGTATATGGTTTCATTATGGGTTTTGCTCGTATCGGAATGGATGGATTACATGATTACATACCATTCAATACCGCACGTGCTACACATACAAACTTACTCGTTGTATGGTTGTTAACTGGTTTTATGGGAGCTGCTTATTACATCATTCCAGAAGAATCAGACAGAGAGTTGTATAGTGTCAAACTTGCCTACATCCAACTTATTTCCTGGGTAGTTGTTGGGGTAATTGCCATAATTGGATTTCACTTCAATTGGTGGGAAGGACGTAAGTTTTTAGAAATTCCTAGACCGCTTGACTATTTAGTTGTTGTGAATGTTCTAACATTTTTGTTTAACATAGCCATGACCATTTGGGAAGCCAAAAAAAGAAGTACAACACAACTTGTTCTTTTCTTTGGTTTATTATGTGCCGCCTTACTCTACTTACCTGGTATGATTTACTTCGACAACCAAACTTTGGACTCCTACTTTCGATGGTGGGTAGTACATCTTTGGGTGGAAGGAGTATGGGAACTGATTATGGGTGGTATCCTTGCTTTTTTACTGATCAAACTCACGGGAGTGGATAGAGAAGTAATCGAAAAATGGCTTTATGTAGTTGTGGGTTTAACTTTCCTATCTGGAATTTTAGGAACAGGTCACCACTACTATTGGATTGGAACACCAAAGTATTGGCTTATGGTCGGTGGTATTTTTTCTGCCTTAGAACCTCTTGCTTTCCTTGGTATGGCAATCTGGGCACTCAATATGTATCGCAAAAAAGGAAAAAACCATCCGAATAAAATTGCACTCTATTGGACACTCGGAAGTGCAATGATGTCGTTTATTGGTGCTGGTTTTCTTGGTTTTGCTCATACTTGGCCTGCGGTTAACCAATGGACACATGGAACACTGATCACTGCGATGCATGGACATCTTGCTTTTTGGGGAGCCTACGCCATGTTAGTGTTAGCTGTTATATCCTATGCAATGCCTAACCTTACGGGTAGAAAACTTTTTACAGGAATGTCGGGTTATTTAGCATTCTGGGCATCCAATATTGGAATGTTAGGAATGACTGGGGCACTTGCAGTGGCTGGGATCGCTCAAGTGTATCTAGAACGTAAATTGGGTATGGACTTTTTGGTGGTTCAAAAAGAAATTGAATTCCATTTTGTCGGAATGTTACTTGCGGCTACGCTCTTTACTGTTGGGATCACATATTTTATCGTAGATTTCATTCGTCATGGTCTTCCATCGAATGAAGCACTCGGTAAGAATGTTGGTGACCTCGATTAA
- a CDS encoding c-type cytochrome, which translates to MLSKSQARAFFLGGTFLFSAIFVFLTVDTLRQTDSRTNAQNITEDVLKGKEIWEKNNCMGCHTLLGEGAYYAPDLTKVVERRGATWIDVFLDDPQAMFPGERKMVKYNFTKEEKGQVIAFLDWVGKIDANGWPPKPNIPIDSIVTSPAPQIKSNVVALSQPEKFSQLCVACHAVGGKGGNVGPALDHVGSKFDSDYLNRWLSDPQAIKPGTNMPKLPLTDPERKDIVTYLSALK; encoded by the coding sequence ATGCTATCAAAATCGCAAGCTAGGGCGTTCTTTTTGGGAGGCACTTTCTTGTTCAGTGCTATCTTTGTGTTTCTCACTGTGGATACCTTGCGACAAACTGATTCCCGAACCAATGCACAAAACATCACTGAAGATGTCTTAAAGGGTAAAGAAATTTGGGAAAAAAACAATTGTATGGGATGCCATACTCTGTTAGGTGAAGGAGCATATTATGCACCGGATCTGACTAAGGTTGTCGAAAGGCGAGGAGCCACTTGGATTGATGTCTTTTTAGATGATCCACAAGCGATGTTTCCCGGAGAACGAAAAATGGTGAAGTACAACTTTACTAAGGAAGAAAAAGGACAAGTCATTGCCTTTTTGGATTGGGTGGGTAAAATCGATGCCAATGGTTGGCCACCAAAACCAAATATTCCTATCGATTCTATTGTGACATCTCCTGCCCCACAAATAAAATCCAATGTTGTTGCCTTGTCCCAACCAGAAAAGTTTTCTCAACTTTGTGTCGCCTGTCATGCAGTAGGTGGAAAGGGAGGAAATGTAGGACCAGCACTTGATCACGTAGGTTCGAAATTTGATTCTGATTATCTCAATCGTTGGTTATCAGATCCGCAGGCCATCAAACCGGGAACAAATATGCCTAAGTTGCCGTTAACTGATCCAGAAAGAAAAGATATCGTTACCTATCTTTCTGCGTTGAAATAA
- a CDS encoding Crp/Fnr family transcriptional regulator, translated as MIIKYLTKPNPESLMKAFEGCQELSFSKDEFLFHGGDNVAYMDLLVTGDLQVFKYDGNMNEVTLTFFRPVSIIAEWAVIQGIPYPASGRFTKNSTILRMPLTEVQSRIHKNIELNHILMHSLMNKIETLNLAINRGLTMDAMQRVAHFLFYGTPDSLALKQTQMASLLYLRPETFSRILKQLKDQGLIDTQKGEISILDKEGLLKILA; from the coding sequence ATGATTATAAAGTATCTTACAAAACCAAATCCTGAATCATTAATGAAAGCTTTTGAAGGATGCCAAGAGTTATCTTTTTCAAAGGATGAATTTTTATTCCATGGCGGAGACAATGTTGCCTATATGGATTTACTTGTCACGGGAGACTTACAAGTTTTTAAGTACGATGGAAACATGAATGAAGTGACTTTAACTTTCTTTCGTCCCGTAAGTATCATAGCTGAATGGGCAGTCATCCAAGGAATTCCTTATCCTGCTTCGGGAAGGTTCACAAAAAATAGCACAATCCTAAGAATGCCACTCACAGAAGTACAGAGTCGTATTCATAAAAATATAGAACTCAATCATATTTTAATGCATTCACTCATGAACAAAATTGAGACCTTAAATTTGGCGATCAACCGTGGCCTAACGATGGATGCAATGCAAAGGGTAGCTCATTTTTTATTCTATGGAACACCAGACTCGCTTGCACTGAAACAAACTCAAATGGCATCTCTGCTTTACTTAAGACCGGAAACATTCTCCAGAATCCTAAAACAACTAAAAGACCAAGGACTCATTGACACCCAAAAGGGAGAAATCTCCATATTGGACAAAGAGGGATTACTTAAAATTTTAGCATAG
- a CDS encoding CbbQ/NirQ/NorQ/GpvN family protein, whose amino-acid sequence MLTTKAPYYEPIGKEIEIFQMAAENSLPLLLKGPTGSGKSRFLEYMAHSMGRRLITILCNDETSSVDLVGRFLVKGADTIWMDGPLTTGVKEGAIVYLDEIAEARPDTLVTIHSLTDHRRTLFLERKNEEIIAHPDFLLVASYNPGYQRGFKELKPSTKQRFLGMDFPYPKASVEEKIIIGETGIGETIAKKLVQFAGLVRNKQELGLAETVSTRLLVSCAKLISKGLPSRLAGRTAIILPLSDDLDTVAALQDSFDLIF is encoded by the coding sequence ATGTTAACGACGAAAGCACCCTATTACGAACCAATCGGTAAGGAAATAGAAATCTTTCAAATGGCGGCAGAGAATTCTCTGCCGCTTTTGTTGAAAGGGCCTACTGGATCTGGTAAATCTCGTTTTTTAGAGTATATGGCTCATTCGATGGGACGTAGACTCATCACTATTTTGTGTAATGATGAAACATCTTCAGTGGATTTAGTGGGTAGATTTTTAGTGAAAGGAGCAGATACCATTTGGATGGATGGTCCCTTAACCACTGGTGTCAAGGAAGGTGCCATTGTGTATTTGGATGAGATTGCAGAAGCAAGACCAGATACACTTGTAACGATCCATTCTCTAACCGACCATCGGCGCACATTATTTCTGGAAAGAAAAAATGAAGAAATCATCGCACATCCAGATTTTTTACTAGTAGCTTCTTATAACCCTGGATACCAAAGAGGATTTAAAGAACTTAAGCCATCCACTAAACAAAGATTTTTGGGAATGGATTTTCCTTATCCCAAAGCTTCTGTAGAAGAAAAAATCATAATTGGTGAAACAGGAATCGGTGAGACAATTGCTAAAAAATTAGTTCAATTCGCTGGACTAGTCAGAAACAAGCAAGAGTTAGGTTTGGCTGAAACTGTTTCGACAAGATTACTTGTCTCATGTGCTAAATTGATTTCGAAAGGCCTCCCCTCGCGTCTTGCCGGAAGAACTGCCATCATCTTACCTTTGTCTGATGACTTAGATACAGTTGCTGCCTTACAAGACAGCTTTGATCTAATCTTTTAG
- a CDS encoding nitric oxide reductase activation protein NorD produces the protein MEWDQFVFYQGHKLWKKIRKKLTPPNPYYGYELKSEEVRIIRYLQTLKKEPVSLIFGGEFISLGQNFLKFPEVVHWFVSESISKKFVRILLAYLSFLSDLMQDYKLRNGVTSVSSVNFFDSFRMFLKKFPGTKVDWKDIRKERLAIRKKDQTQYKKINSILLNAKTSVNETRQIIPMGKDFVSQANKQKIQSKESKQKLDPNDAELLEVDEKKIEEYTLGHNFEKIETVEEFDGQWRDIDGEEDMEEEEALQELNLKHIIRTEDPVHTTRTSESGSGTLLEISDFSKEGKHFTYPEWDYKLKNYKPNYCSVVEEFPNQTDFSYSKQVLEKQHTHLVQLKKKMMALLNQTRIKKRLVAGADIDLDALVDRYADLKAKITPSETIYMNPIQDVSDMVLYFLVDLSLSTDSWIQDHRVLDVERESLLLFSECLEDLKIPFGIAGFYSRTRNFNQFIHIKKLSESWTVARDRLGPLSPKGYTRVGPSLRHTNSILKDTSFKQKWIILITDARPNDYDQYEGKYGIEDVNKAVGECLLNGIQVYTLAIGTEEKPTIPAMMRNASYQMLFHPERLLDSLQEFFRRAIRV, from the coding sequence TTGGAATGGGATCAGTTCGTATTTTACCAAGGTCATAAACTTTGGAAAAAAATTCGCAAAAAACTAACACCTCCGAATCCATATTATGGATATGAATTAAAATCCGAAGAAGTTAGAATCATTCGGTACTTACAAACATTAAAGAAAGAACCAGTCAGTTTGATTTTTGGTGGAGAATTTATTTCCCTTGGTCAAAACTTTTTGAAATTTCCTGAAGTGGTGCATTGGTTTGTATCTGAATCAATTTCTAAAAAATTTGTTCGGATTCTCCTTGCATATCTTTCTTTTCTTTCTGACCTTATGCAAGATTACAAACTTAGAAATGGAGTCACCTCTGTTTCTAGTGTGAATTTTTTTGATTCCTTTCGGATGTTTTTAAAAAAGTTTCCGGGTACCAAAGTAGATTGGAAGGATATACGAAAAGAAAGATTAGCGATTCGTAAAAAAGACCAAACACAATATAAAAAAATTAATTCTATCCTGCTTAATGCTAAAACTTCCGTAAACGAAACAAGACAAATCATTCCAATGGGAAAAGACTTTGTATCCCAAGCGAATAAACAAAAAATCCAATCGAAAGAATCAAAACAGAAATTGGATCCAAATGATGCGGAACTACTCGAAGTTGATGAGAAAAAAATAGAAGAGTATACTTTGGGTCACAATTTTGAAAAAATCGAAACAGTAGAAGAGTTTGATGGGCAATGGAGAGATATTGATGGAGAAGAAGATATGGAAGAAGAGGAGGCTTTGCAAGAGCTAAATCTTAAACATATCATTAGAACTGAAGACCCAGTGCATACAACACGGACTAGCGAATCCGGATCAGGTACCTTATTAGAAATTTCTGATTTTAGCAAGGAAGGAAAACATTTTACATACCCAGAGTGGGATTATAAACTAAAAAATTATAAGCCAAACTATTGTTCTGTAGTCGAAGAGTTCCCTAACCAAACTGATTTTAGTTATTCTAAACAGGTATTAGAAAAACAACATACTCACTTAGTACAATTAAAAAAGAAGATGATGGCACTCCTAAATCAAACTCGAATCAAAAAACGTTTGGTTGCAGGGGCTGATATTGACTTAGATGCATTGGTAGATCGGTATGCAGATCTAAAGGCTAAAATAACTCCATCGGAAACGATATACATGAATCCCATTCAGGATGTATCCGATATGGTTCTTTATTTTCTTGTCGACTTAAGTTTATCGACTGACTCATGGATTCAAGATCATAGGGTTTTGGATGTCGAAAGGGAGAGCCTACTTTTGTTTTCTGAATGTTTGGAAGATCTAAAAATTCCCTTTGGGATAGCAGGTTTTTATTCTCGAACTCGTAACTTTAATCAATTTATCCATATAAAGAAATTATCAGAATCTTGGACGGTTGCAAGAGATCGTTTAGGTCCTCTTAGCCCAAAGGGTTACACTCGAGTTGGTCCTTCACTTCGTCATACAAATTCCATACTCAAGGATACCTCATTCAAACAAAAATGGATCATTTTGATCACAGATGCTCGCCCCAATGACTACGATCAGTATGAAGGTAAATACGGTATCGAAGATGTAAATAAAGCAGTCGGCGAATGTTTGTTAAATGGAATTCAGGTATATACTTTGGCAATCGGAACAGAAGAAAAACCAACGATACCTGCAATGATGCGAAATGCTAGTTATCAAATGTTGTTTCATCCGGAAAGGCTCCTCGATTCTTTGCAAGAATTCTTTCGAAGAGCCATAAGAGTATAA
- a CDS encoding NnrS family protein → MKNSFFQLSLWNTAFRPFFWFGSIYGIFVIGFWLLVLSNTVSNPININSIHWHSYEMVFGFSKAIVLGFLFTAVQNWTNSSILKGKNLFFLLLFWFLGRFSMYPLGFPSYLSFGLDISSDLFVIYLLVPKLMVPTQNHNRPIVFHYALFTVFHLFSGLSARSVIEPEQTLSFIHLSIFVILFLILIIGGRVVPFFSGVVIPGYSFKRIPKIESVVLYLPFTFYLFKLIQVFSIQGIATNIDFTKFNIVSGILIISFLICFSLFLTNSIRFLSWKPWKSYKKPILWILYMGYFWVSIGFLLYSLAELGYFPISSAIHSLTVGGIGVFIYGMITRVSLGHTGRSIIASPLTVFAYIILNIAVVIRVFFPLMGEYKYAYHLSGMIWVLSFLLFLLQYTKILFSPRPDGKPS, encoded by the coding sequence ATGAAGAATTCATTTTTTCAGTTAAGTTTGTGGAATACTGCATTCCGACCTTTTTTTTGGTTCGGCTCTATTTATGGCATTTTTGTCATTGGATTTTGGTTATTAGTACTTTCGAATACAGTAAGTAACCCAATCAATATAAATTCTATCCATTGGCATTCCTATGAAATGGTCTTTGGTTTTTCCAAAGCAATTGTACTCGGTTTTCTATTTACCGCTGTGCAAAATTGGACAAACTCTAGTATCTTAAAAGGAAAAAATCTATTTTTCCTACTCCTCTTTTGGTTCTTAGGAAGATTTTCCATGTATCCACTTGGATTTCCTTCCTATTTATCTTTTGGACTAGATATTAGCTCTGATCTTTTTGTCATTTATTTGTTAGTTCCAAAACTTATGGTTCCGACACAAAACCACAACAGACCCATTGTATTTCACTATGCATTATTTACTGTCTTTCATTTGTTCAGTGGTCTTTCCGCACGTTCCGTTATAGAACCTGAACAAACTTTATCATTCATCCACCTCAGTATATTCGTAATCTTATTTTTGATTTTGATCATTGGAGGACGTGTAGTTCCTTTCTTTTCTGGAGTTGTCATTCCAGGTTATTCCTTCAAAAGAATTCCTAAAATAGAATCTGTTGTCCTTTATTTACCATTTACTTTCTATCTTTTTAAACTGATCCAAGTTTTTTCTATACAAGGTATTGCAACTAACATTGATTTCACTAAATTTAATATAGTTTCAGGAATATTGATTATATCTTTTTTAATCTGTTTTTCTTTATTTTTGACTAATAGTATCCGTTTTCTTTCCTGGAAACCCTGGAAGTCTTATAAAAAACCCATCTTATGGATTTTATATATGGGTTATTTTTGGGTTTCTATAGGATTTTTATTATATAGTTTAGCAGAATTAGGATACTTCCCTATCTCCTCAGCAATCCATAGTTTGACTGTCGGCGGAATTGGAGTATTTATCTATGGAATGATCACAAGAGTGAGTTTAGGACATACAGGAAGAAGTATTATTGCCTCTCCTCTCACCGTATTTGCTTATATCATTCTTAATATTGCAGTTGTGATTCGAGTGTTCTTTCCATTGATGGGAGAATACAAGTATGCATACCACCTATCAGGTATGATTTGGGTTCTTTCCTTTTTGCTATTTTTGTTGCAATATACAAAAATTTTATTTAGCCCAAGACCTGACGGCAAACCTTCCTAA
- a CDS encoding sensor histidine kinase — translation MISKTRIYQLVFGFAFVLLPTVFSLAAEPCGTMITSFERPVVLKTDWLFRKGDNLDWRDESVEESFWVKRSVPDYGISKTENLTGYHWYRCSFYLPDNYTTPVEPIAIQLGRIRDIDEFYLNGILIDKTGTVLPKMEVDFQKIRIYSLPTHLLKPGLNVMAIRIYAATNLNGLKEAPTIAKERLLRETVFSKEAFAMVCGYVFIFMGIYFLVGSIVRGRAGENFFFALFSIFMGIYVLIRTQHRDILFESFTWSYVSELLVLICLPVFFINFMHQYLKMKRNVVLLVYEVFLFALFVITLFFRTPKTWILVIALFNYALPVAMGLVIYLFVNNGKANIAKVKYILIGIASLLPTILIDSLSALEIISMPGTLYLGFLIFLVMISIQLSNDIVLGLENFIEQEKELIQMERVKTGFLINLSSEFKSGMEKIKKAIDNISTNSAKNNSKEQTKVSTKSAPKKKAKTKLGSKHELDPIKQAEDHISYMSYMVEEAILLRKLEDRTYIPFYETFSVAELIRNCVSSVENHLEQHRKTTSIEVKPNDLEIYFPKELLFCILRNLVENAYQYTDPKTDISIEFFNRDGFHQLIVMDEGMGLSQLEMETIFQKFVRGYRDKKNEIPGAGIGLTLVEATAKFLGGTVSLKSSEGMGAKFTIRIPEKPNK, via the coding sequence ATGATTTCGAAAACCCGTATTTACCAGCTCGTTTTCGGGTTCGCATTTGTTTTGTTGCCAACTGTTTTCAGTTTGGCGGCAGAACCTTGTGGAACTATGATCACTTCCTTCGAAAGGCCAGTAGTTTTAAAAACAGATTGGTTATTTAGAAAAGGTGACAACTTAGATTGGCGAGATGAATCAGTTGAAGAATCATTTTGGGTCAAACGATCTGTTCCTGATTATGGAATTTCGAAAACTGAAAACCTAACAGGGTATCACTGGTATCGATGTTCTTTTTATTTACCAGATAATTATACTACTCCTGTAGAGCCCATTGCCATCCAACTCGGTCGGATTCGCGATATTGATGAGTTTTATCTAAATGGAATCCTCATTGATAAAACTGGTACTGTTTTACCAAAAATGGAAGTAGACTTCCAAAAAATTCGAATTTATTCATTACCCACTCACCTTCTCAAACCAGGTTTGAACGTAATGGCGATTCGCATTTATGCAGCAACCAATCTAAATGGACTAAAAGAAGCACCCACAATTGCCAAAGAACGTTTATTACGTGAAACTGTTTTTTCAAAAGAAGCATTTGCAATGGTTTGCGGCTATGTCTTCATATTTATGGGGATTTATTTTTTAGTAGGTTCCATAGTCCGTGGCCGAGCAGGAGAGAACTTTTTCTTTGCCCTATTCTCCATTTTTATGGGAATCTATGTTCTGATCCGTACGCAACATCGCGATATTTTATTTGAAAGTTTTACTTGGTCTTATGTTTCGGAGCTTTTAGTTCTTATCTGCCTTCCTGTATTTTTTATCAACTTCATGCACCAGTATTTAAAGATGAAGCGAAATGTAGTGCTACTAGTATATGAAGTATTTCTTTTTGCTTTATTTGTGATTACTTTGTTTTTTAGAACACCTAAAACTTGGATCTTAGTCATCGCTCTTTTTAATTATGCGTTACCAGTAGCGATGGGACTTGTCATTTACCTATTTGTAAACAATGGCAAAGCAAACATTGCGAAGGTAAAATACATTCTAATTGGGATCGCTTCTTTATTGCCAACGATCCTAATCGATAGTCTTTCTGCCTTAGAAATCATTTCCATGCCAGGAACTTTATATTTAGGATTTTTGATATTCCTTGTTATGATTTCAATCCAACTTTCAAACGATATAGTTTTGGGTTTAGAAAACTTTATCGAACAAGAAAAAGAATTAATCCAAATGGAAAGAGTTAAAACAGGATTTTTGATCAATTTATCCTCTGAATTCAAATCAGGAATGGAAAAAATCAAAAAGGCAATCGACAATATATCTACAAACTCTGCTAAAAACAATTCCAAAGAACAAACGAAAGTATCTACAAAATCTGCCCCAAAAAAGAAGGCCAAAACTAAATTAGGATCAAAACATGAGTTAGATCCCATAAAACAAGCAGAAGATCATATTTCCTATATGAGTTATATGGTAGAAGAAGCAATTCTATTACGTAAATTAGAAGATAGAACATATATTCCTTTTTATGAAACATTCTCTGTAGCAGAGTTAATTCGAAATTGTGTATCCAGTGTTGAAAACCATTTGGAACAACATAGAAAAACAACTTCAATTGAAGTAAAACCAAATGACTTGGAGATTTATTTTCCTAAAGAATTACTCTTTTGTATTTTAAGAAACTTGGTAGAAAATGCCTACCAATACACTGACCCAAAGACAGACATCAGTATAGAATTTTTCAATCGCGATGGCTTTCACCAACTCATTGTTATGGATGAAGGTATGGGCCTAAGCCAATTAGAAATGGAAACTATCTTTCAAAAGTTCGTTCGCGGATACCGTGATAAAAAAAATGAAATCCCTGGAGCTGGAATTGGACTCACTTTAGTAGAGGCTACGGCTAAATTTCTCGGTGGAACTGTAAGTTTAAAATCAAGCGAAGGTATGGGAGCCAAATTCACAATTCGTATCCCGGAGAAACCTAATAAATGA